The nucleotide window TTTTGTTTAATCACCAGCCAGGTTTTGTCATTTTATGAATGGATTAAATGACTCAAAGTATTGGTCTTGGTCTTCCCCAGATGtcattaaagaaaaaggattAGAGCATGTTACTGTTGATGATTTGGTGGCAGAAATCACTCCCAAAGGCAGAggtaagaaaatgcaaatatggATGGAGTAGTACATCAATAAACATACCTACCTCTATTTCGTTAGTATTTTGAAAGCAGCATCATGAGCTTGCCTGTGTTGGATTCAAGGAAAAATGTTAATAGCTTGATATTAATgacaaataaaatgttaatagCTTGATATTAACTACCAATGAAACATGTGAATTTGTATTGTGAAGCAGCCTTTAGATTACTTTTGCAGATTATTCAGTCATGTCTGTATTCATTTTTATAATTGACTTAATGGCCCTGAGTTGTGTATGCAACACAGATGTTTTAAAATTCCAATTCTTTTAAGATGGAAAATCAGAACTAACAGTTCTAGTGtaatgggaatgggaagagTAAAGAACATAGCATACAAATACTAAAAAATGAAATCACTTAAGGAAACTGCAGTCCTCTTTATATTGTTCCTCTCAGGCTCTCTAGCAGGGTTTGATGTTAGTGGTAGAAACTTCATTAagttctaaataaaaataagcctTCAAAGTAGCTTGCTGAAGACCTTTCCTCAGAGACCagatttgagatttttttttttttgtcttaaatttgtgaagaaaaaagtAGGATCATCACACTTGTTCTGGTGATTATATCCTGTTTCCAGTTAAATAATCCTTTTTCTCAAACTTTCCAATTTTCTGGACTATGAATAGGCAAAAAAACTGACCAGTAACAACATTGTTCTCAAGAGATCCCAGTTTTAGCCTATTTTATATGGGAAAAATAGAGATGGGGTAAATGCAAATCAACTCATTTCAGTTACTTTAGGTATTAACAGGATTgcaagaactataaaagaataGAAATGGCTGTTGTAAAAGTATGGTTTtagcatattttttattttgtctttttttactTCTTGCTTTCTTATTTGTGTTTTCAGCTTTGGTACCAGATAGTGTAAAGAAGGAGCTCCTGCAAAGAATAAGAACCTTCCTTGCTCAGCATGCCAGTCTTTAACTTTGACATTCATCTGGGTTACAGTTTCCTGCATTACATCAGTCATGTCAGGGTTGGAATGCGGTTTACATACTTAAGGAtgaaaaatcattaatttttctttgcactGCATCAATTTCTTAAAGTTGgtgttattttaataaaaaattttgtGGACTCATGGTTCTAAGGCGGTTCTCTCTCTCTTGGTGGACTGTAATGTGGTGTCACCTGTTCCAGTTTTTAATAATCTGTAATTTTATACAACTGTGGAACCTTGCAAAGATTTTGAGAAAAGAAGCACAGTGAACAAGTATGTTGaccagaaatgcagaaaagtgtaaaaaaaagtGTGGAGAATGGGATATGCCATACTGCTGAGCATAGCCTTTCTGATTTTCCCAGAGTAAGCAGGAGAAAATTAAGACTACATAAAACTGTTGGTGAAATTCCTTTTGTACTTCTTTTCTAGCAAATGAGTTGTTTGAAGTCTCTGACATGGTTTGCAAGTATTCACTCAGCAAATCATAAGAGGTTGaattctttaagaaaaaagcaGTTGTATAATCCCTCAGCAATtcttttcacatttattttgagTCGCTGTTCTAATTCTGAACAACTACTGTTTTTTAGCTTTGCCCATGTTACTCGTGTTCTTTTTTGTGTGGATCTTTGGGGTCTTTTGAAACTGAAGTATAGTTTAATAATTTGCCACTGTAAGTCTAACatgatgcatttttaattcttGTACCTGGAACTGTAAGATCAGCCAGGTCTATACAtaactgcaaaaataaatttgattaaTAGAGAGGATCAAGAAAGAGGCTTTGAAgtgaaaatgtttaaattttttcccatcttttaGAATTGTCTATAAAGTGGAGTAGAAGCACAAGCATGAGCAAAAACTGAATAAGCAGTCGGATATTGGTGTGACTCGGTGGCCATTGTGAAAAATTACTGACTCAACATAATATTCATACTCCTAATTAGAAGAATGCTGTAAAAGCTATCGCTCAGAAAGCCGTTCTGTGCCGGTGAGTCGCGCTGTTCCATCGCTGCTGCGCGCCGCGGCTGAGGCGCCGCTCGGGGCCCCCGCGCCCCTCGCgggacggcggcggcggctccggttCCCTCGGCCCCGGGCTGCGGGCGGAGCTGCGGTGCTCGGCACGGCGCAGGGACCGCTCCCCGCGCTGCTCAGCCCGCAGCAGCGGCAGTGCCGGCCTGAGAGGGCTCCAGCGCCGGCTCACACGGGGAAACGGGTCTGGGAGAAATCTGGCAACAGCCAAAGGTGAAGTCTAGCAGTAGGTAGGAGTTGGTATAAACAGGGCAATACCAACATCAACGGGACAAGATGTAACTGGTCACGAACATCTTTGTCTACAACGAGCAGGTTCCTGCTAAGACTGAAATAATGCTGGAGCCAAGATCGTGGGTCTGCTGCAGATACCCCTCCTGTGCTGTTTTAAATCTACCTTCATGTCAGTTTAAGTGCATTTCCTGTATGTCATTGTCTCCACATTGTTAAATAATGGTGGAGGTCGGAAAGAAGACAATTCTTTCACTTAAAGATCcatcttgttttttaaaatgtgtttttgcaTTCAGTATGTATCATGGATTAACCCCTGCTGGCAactcagccccacacagctgctcactcactccccCCAGCACCCAGTGGGATGAGGAAGAGAATCGGAAGTGTTAAAGTTAGAAAACTCATGGATTgaaataaagacagtttaataggtaaGGTAAAAGCCATGCACACAAGCATAAtgaaacaaggaattaatttacCACTTCCCATTGGCAGGCAGATGCTCAGATACCTTCAGGAAAGCAGGCTCCATCCCATTTAAGTTACTATGGAAGACAAATGCGACCACTCCAAatatttcccctttccttcctccagctTTATGTGCTCACCcccagctggggtcagctgtcttGGATGGGTTCCCTCCCCAGTCCCCTCACTGGTGGGGTAGGGTCAGAAGGAGAAAAGGCCTTGATGATgtgtaagcactgctcagcaataatgAAAACAGCCCTATCTTAGCATATTTTGAGCACAAATTGAAAACAGCCCTGTAATAGCTACTATGAAGAATCTCAGCCAAACCAGCACAGTATGTTAATTCAATGTTTGTAACTTTATTTGCTGTATGTTCAATTTGAATTGCATATATGTAAAATTATTATGAGTTCTTCATTCCAGACGTAATGCTAGTACTTGGAGTACATTGTTTCTTCACACAATCTAGCAGAATATATCCTACCTGAGCGTGTTTTACGTATGTCAGAGCTGTAAATTACCATCAGTAGTCATACCCATTTgttcttagaggtcttttctaaTGGTCTCCAGTATTTTGCACATGACTTTAAAAGTCTTTGCTTAATGAATGGCTGCAGCATGTCATGGGCAGTCAACTTGCTCCAGTGCTACCAATTGATTTCCTTCACTGTGGTGGGAGAGGGCCAAATTTATGGTATTCATACCCTGAACTGTGGAAGACTTGTCTCATCTCTAAGTATTTGAAGTTCCACCTGGAACATGACAGCTGAAGTGTAGTTGCTGTAAGTGCAACGTAGTCCTCTGCAGTCAGCTTATACTTGGCACAGAATAAAGACTGAACACTgtaaaaattttcaga belongs to Taeniopygia guttata chromosome 2, bTaeGut7.mat, whole genome shotgun sequence and includes:
- the ENY2 gene encoding transcription and mRNA export factor ENY2 isoform X1 — its product is MNKDAQMRATINQKLIETGERERLKELLRAKLIECGWKDQLKAHCKDVIKEKGLEHVTVDDLVAEITPKGRALVPDSVKKELLQRIRTFLAQHASL